One Pleurocapsa sp. PCC 7327 DNA segment encodes these proteins:
- the psb35 gene encoding photosystem II assembly protein Psb35 has product MMSVFMQAAAASGKFPVYFVAVYVIGFIAAVTIGSIAWYNSKRPVGWEDAKKPDYLPEIKTNKETDTDK; this is encoded by the coding sequence ATGATGTCCGTATTCATGCAAGCTGCTGCGGCTAGCGGCAAATTTCCCGTTTATTTTGTCGCCGTTTACGTTATTGGTTTTATTGCTGCTGTTACTATCGGTTCGATTGCGTGGTACAATTCCAAGCGACCCGTGGGTTGGGAAGATGCGAAAAAACCCGATTACTTGCCAGAAATAAAAACGAACAAAGAGACAGATACTGATAAATAA